In the genome of Treponema pedis, one region contains:
- a CDS encoding PD-(D/E)XK nuclease family protein: MNLIEKTLKKYGSDLNNVFVFPSRISAMLWFQKSPAVTGLKTIPAENYISWDNFKEHNLVSDSENLTPVSNTIRSIFANYICGKNAEEAKKEKPLFSSIIPAEYAENSSVFSEWLAGVLPQLDHFEKRYINNIFKLANDSGTNDYLLLKKLYSEFLKGNKLFEPSWLSSKFFPKEKKYVIIYPELMEDFSEYADLLKSCKEISFIHCRDFNSKKNYADIYENSGSELHAAVLQIERLLSNDIPPSDIAVSVPDIENYSAYIKREFELRGIPIEFRSGFKLGSEQAGKIFSLIYNCVQNNFAFEFIKPVILNNHIPWKDKTGVQALIQYGVKNNCAVSWKESSQDISYKNIWIESFKTNYEKTEEEVFLKEKAKNWFYKFYYAAKKLCKSKTFEELQKNYFIFREDCINVSEFSEKDNAILGRCLSSLKELTSLEKKFKDYMPNDKLNFFVSQLEKEIYVPQNTGCAVSIFPYRVAAGTPFTYHFILNCSQKHTNIIYNKLSFLRKDKREELGVYETDASSYFFAAYAESENCIFSFAEQSFSGYLIINGFFDTENEETEKEKAGEKLNELLFFDSFKNEDNAEKKETVYKTQKEGAGIENLFKYTKKFSYLENEYSNRSKKLTEHIAKTKLKNNSVKVSQSDLKKFYECPVFWFLSNVLAVYPEEYDAAIFDSRDIGNLCHEVLEKLYKEIKKTDNCFNKEHIETYKSIAEKEIEQITENYADFRGALAKPFIQSLKQRILYAVEFVLKTDSELLNGYSPDWIEEWIETDCEGILYRGKIDRASFPPDERSAVIIDYKTNSMPAFSSYGNKDDDDIELTDFQIPMYIFLAETKLLQNKKQKEGNSLSEIEHAWFLSFVQQKINKVVNDNTVIEVNRKGKEKTRKEFQSVIDTFILYAEHFAECVHNENFTKTKNVTFENCSACSLKNVCRTVYSVK, translated from the coding sequence ATGAACTTAATTGAAAAAACGCTAAAAAAATACGGAAGCGATTTAAACAATGTTTTCGTATTTCCCTCAAGAATAAGCGCAATGCTTTGGTTCCAAAAATCTCCGGCGGTTACCGGTCTGAAAACAATCCCGGCCGAAAATTATATTTCATGGGATAATTTTAAAGAACATAATCTTGTTTCGGACTCGGAAAATCTTACACCCGTTTCAAATACTATACGCAGTATTTTTGCAAATTATATTTGCGGTAAAAATGCCGAAGAAGCGAAAAAAGAAAAACCTCTTTTCAGTTCAATTATTCCCGCCGAATATGCGGAAAACAGTTCCGTCTTTTCCGAATGGCTTGCAGGGGTTTTACCGCAGTTGGACCATTTTGAAAAACGGTATATAAATAATATTTTTAAACTTGCAAACGATTCCGGAACAAACGACTATCTTCTTTTAAAAAAACTCTATTCGGAATTTTTAAAAGGCAACAAACTCTTTGAGCCCTCATGGCTTTCATCGAAATTTTTTCCAAAAGAAAAAAAGTATGTAATTATCTATCCCGAATTGATGGAAGACTTTTCCGAATATGCGGATTTGTTAAAATCCTGTAAAGAAATATCTTTTATACATTGCAGAGATTTTAATTCTAAAAAAAATTATGCGGATATTTATGAAAACTCGGGAAGCGAATTACACGCCGCCGTTTTACAAATAGAAAGATTGCTTTCAAACGATATTCCGCCTTCCGATATTGCGGTAAGCGTTCCGGATATTGAAAATTATTCCGCTTATATTAAAAGAGAATTTGAACTTCGCGGTATTCCTATAGAATTCCGCTCAGGCTTTAAACTCGGAAGCGAGCAGGCGGGAAAAATATTTTCCCTCATTTATAATTGCGTACAAAATAATTTTGCATTTGAGTTTATTAAACCGGTTATTTTAAATAATCATATTCCGTGGAAAGATAAAACCGGTGTTCAGGCATTGATACAATACGGTGTAAAAAACAATTGTGCCGTATCGTGGAAAGAATCTTCACAGGATATATCTTATAAAAATATTTGGATTGAATCATTTAAAACAAACTATGAAAAAACCGAAGAGGAAGTTTTTTTAAAAGAAAAGGCAAAAAATTGGTTTTATAAATTTTATTATGCCGCAAAAAAACTATGTAAATCGAAAACCTTTGAAGAATTGCAAAAAAATTATTTTATATTTAGAGAAGACTGTATAAATGTTTCCGAATTTTCCGAAAAAGACAATGCCATTTTAGGGCGCTGTCTTTCTTCCCTTAAAGAGCTTACTTCGCTGGAAAAAAAATTTAAAGATTATATGCCGAATGATAAATTAAATTTTTTTGTTTCACAGCTCGAAAAAGAAATTTATGTTCCGCAAAATACGGGCTGCGCCGTAAGCATTTTTCCGTACAGGGTTGCGGCCGGAACGCCCTTTACATATCATTTTATTTTAAATTGCAGTCAAAAACATACAAATATTATTTATAATAAACTTTCATTTTTACGTAAAGACAAACGTGAAGAATTGGGTGTTTATGAAACCGACGCATCTTCTTATTTTTTTGCAGCTTATGCCGAATCCGAAAATTGTATTTTCAGTTTTGCAGAGCAAAGTTTTTCAGGATATTTAATAATAAACGGATTTTTTGATACCGAAAATGAAGAAACGGAAAAAGAAAAAGCGGGAGAAAAATTAAACGAGTTACTGTTTTTCGACTCATTTAAAAATGAAGACAATGCCGAAAAAAAAGAAACCGTTTATAAAACGCAAAAAGAAGGAGCCGGTATTGAAAATCTTTTTAAATATACAAAAAAGTTTTCATATTTGGAAAATGAATATTCAAACAGGTCAAAAAAATTAACCGAACATATTGCAAAGACAAAATTAAAAAATAATTCTGTAAAGGTAAGTCAAAGCGATTTAAAAAAATTTTATGAATGCCCCGTTTTTTGGTTTTTAAGCAATGTACTCGCCGTATATCCCGAAGAGTATGATGCTGCGATTTTCGATTCCAGAGATATAGGAAATCTATGCCACGAAGTTTTAGAAAAATTATATAAAGAAATAAAAAAAACGGACAACTGTTTTAATAAAGAACATATAGAAACATATAAATCGATTGCGGAAAAAGAAATAGAACAAATTACCGAAAATTACGCCGATTTTCGAGGAGCATTGGCAAAACCTTTTATTCAATCTTTAAAACAGCGTATTCTTTATGCAGTTGAATTTGTTTTAAAAACCGACTCCGAACTGCTAAACGGTTATTCTCCCGATTGGATAGAAGAATGGATTGAAACCGATTGCGAAGGAATTTTATACCGCGGCAAAATCGACAGAGCGTCTTTTCCTCCCGATGAACGAAGTGCCGTTATAATAGACTATAAAACAAATTCTATGCCGGCCTTTTCTTCTTACGGAAATAAAGATGACGACGATATCGAACTTACCGATTTTCAAATACCGATGTACATATTTCTTGCAGAAACAAAACTCTTACAAAACAAAAAACAAAAAGAAGGAAACTCATTAAGCGAAATCGAACATGCATGGTTTTTAAGTTTTGTACAGCAAAAAATAAATAAAGTAGTTAACGACAATACGGTTATAGAAGTTAACCGCAAAGGCAAAGAAAAAACACGCAAAGAATTTCAATCTGTAATAGACACGTTTATTCTATATGCGGAACATTTTGCAGAATGCGTACATAATGAAAATTTTACTAAAACAAAAAACGTTACCTTTGAAAATTGTTCGGCTTGCAGTTTAAAAAACGTTTGCAGAACTGTTTATTCCGTAAAATAA
- a CDS encoding UvrD-helicase domain-containing protein → MKDIIENLLNGLNSNQINAVMVENNAVIAAGAGSGKTKVLASRYVYFIVEKNINVENIIALTFTDKASAEMHKRIYNTLKKINHQNAVKAIEKFHLARISTLDSFCNSIARLACKNFGISPNFKIDNEESKNLAYRISLDFFLAHRSDEAIRFFLGENKIDDFVKNLFTKILTEYVFISQPLDLKKHFKSQTEEYVKAEKKAVSGYYEILNLIEESDNSDNFIKDSKELLKENNYNIESVNDKNFFEVLTVIKEISSSRKGKKGGNAKEIKDTLKEIYQTFFKYL, encoded by the coding sequence ATGAAAGATATAATAGAAAATTTACTAAACGGTTTAAATTCAAATCAAATAAATGCGGTTATGGTAGAAAACAATGCCGTAATTGCAGCGGGAGCCGGTTCAGGAAAAACAAAAGTTCTTGCTTCAAGATATGTATATTTTATAGTAGAAAAAAACATCAATGTGGAAAATATTATCGCTTTAACCTTTACCGATAAAGCTTCTGCAGAAATGCACAAACGTATTTACAATACACTAAAAAAAATAAATCATCAGAATGCCGTAAAAGCGATAGAAAAATTTCATCTTGCACGTATTTCAACCTTAGATTCATTTTGCAATTCCATTGCACGGCTTGCCTGTAAAAATTTCGGCATTTCTCCCAACTTCAAAATCGATAATGAAGAATCTAAAAATTTAGCATATAGAATCTCTCTCGATTTTTTCTTAGCACACCGCTCCGATGAAGCAATCCGGTTTTTCTTAGGCGAAAATAAAATAGATGATTTTGTAAAAAATTTATTTACAAAAATTTTAACCGAATATGTTTTTATCTCACAACCTTTAGACTTAAAAAAACATTTTAAATCTCAAACGGAAGAATACGTAAAAGCGGAAAAAAAAGCCGTAAGCGGTTATTATGAAATTTTAAACTTAATAGAAGAATCTGATAATAGCGACAACTTTATAAAAGACAGCAAAGAACTTTTAAAAGAAAATAATTACAACATCGAATCGGTTAACGATAAAAACTTTTTTGAAGTTTTAACCGTAATTAAAGAAATTTCGAGCAGCCGAAAAGGCAAAAAAGGCGGAAATGCAAAAGAAATAAAAGATACGTTAAAAGAAATTTATCAAACATTTTTTAAATATTTATAA
- a CDS encoding UvrD-helicase domain-containing protein, with product MEQLQTEYIIQKKQNGILTFSDVSRLAVDALIADTELRNFYKKDAQIIMIDEFQDNNGLQRDLLFLIAEKTERTEKSIPKPEELYPNKLFFVGDEKQSIYAFRGADVSVFRKLAEDIGSKEQIDSTRLLINYRTEPKLIDLFNIIFNKIFYSAENKYLKKDPNGEAKTPPYEAEYFPTQSGEAVAGINPKIELLFFDKTRLKNMEDKDIFLSAVETEAYYIAKRILEIYNSKMLVKKGRNAAPCSWNDFAILMRASSHQGVYERIFRNFGIPYKSIQQKGLFNEAPINDIYALLKLMVYPADIKTYAQVLRSPFVNVDDDAFADLLLNFKTAFDSGLIQNLTEGNKAAYNNGCNLFERLKQKALLMNCAELVTYIWYNEGYRYFLLSKKENVHYLELYDYLFELAHQADLKGLTLSQFVDLLSKYIENNQKLDDMEIPLEKNQSEVSFLTVHKSKGLEFPIVIIPDCGNKGKSTIKDGLVFYNEIFGIVIYPPQIHNLPFQKNMIFESLREEENNKLIAETKRLLYVAMTRAESYLIMSSADTTSEDNEEENKTSEPVTDKPRTLAEIKNIIKQTENPTRKSFFQLLLPALPDEHSDIIFKEILPQERSILNKDIKTPQSGKINFAELYKNSKVKEFKLAKNKIIAATKLAKTEFKPSEDKAYSFTVKNTELSDIQNSETSEFTAAQLGTIAHTAIEARLLNKEFIYPENTEKKIKKWIENFFTSEIYQLALNAEKIKSEYAFLTEYDGQIVSGQIDLIFKTADIVYIIDYKTDEIENPDRHKGQLSIYKKAAKDLVYEYGDLSTVKAYIFYLKTGHYFEI from the coding sequence TTGGAACAACTTCAAACCGAATATATTATACAAAAAAAACAAAACGGAATTTTAACCTTTTCCGATGTTTCACGGCTTGCCGTTGACGCTCTTATTGCCGATACGGAGCTTAGAAATTTTTATAAAAAAGACGCTCAAATAATAATGATAGACGAATTTCAGGATAACAACGGTTTACAGCGGGATTTATTGTTTTTAATTGCGGAAAAAACGGAAAGGACGGAAAAGTCGATTCCAAAGCCAGAAGAACTTTATCCGAACAAACTTTTTTTTGTAGGAGATGAAAAACAATCCATTTACGCTTTCCGCGGAGCCGATGTTTCCGTATTTAGAAAACTGGCGGAAGATATAGGTTCAAAGGAACAAATAGATTCTACAAGGCTTTTAATAAATTACAGAACCGAGCCTAAACTTATAGATTTGTTTAATATAATTTTTAATAAGATTTTTTATTCCGCCGAAAATAAATATTTAAAAAAAGACCCGAACGGCGAGGCGAAAACACCTCCTTATGAAGCGGAATATTTCCCCACACAATCCGGAGAAGCGGTAGCCGGTATTAATCCCAAAATAGAGCTTCTGTTTTTCGATAAAACCCGTTTAAAGAATATGGAAGATAAAGACATCTTCCTTTCCGCCGTTGAAACCGAAGCGTATTATATTGCAAAGCGTATTTTGGAAATATATAATTCCAAAATGTTGGTTAAAAAAGGCAGAAATGCCGCCCCATGTTCATGGAATGATTTCGCTATTTTAATGAGAGCGTCTTCACACCAAGGCGTATATGAACGTATTTTTAGAAACTTCGGAATACCGTACAAAAGCATTCAGCAAAAAGGATTATTTAATGAAGCTCCTATAAATGATATCTATGCACTGTTAAAACTTATGGTTTATCCTGCCGATATTAAAACCTATGCTCAAGTTTTACGCTCTCCTTTTGTAAATGTTGATGACGATGCCTTTGCAGATTTACTTTTAAATTTTAAAACCGCATTTGATTCCGGTCTTATACAAAACTTAACGGAAGGAAATAAAGCCGCTTACAACAACGGCTGTAATTTATTTGAAAGATTAAAACAAAAAGCTCTTCTTATGAATTGCGCAGAATTGGTTACATATATTTGGTACAATGAAGGATATAGATATTTTCTTTTAAGTAAAAAAGAAAATGTTCATTATTTGGAGTTATATGATTATCTTTTTGAACTTGCACATCAAGCCGATTTAAAAGGATTAACTCTATCTCAATTTGTAGATTTACTTTCAAAATATATTGAAAACAATCAAAAACTCGATGATATGGAAATTCCTCTTGAAAAAAATCAAAGTGAGGTTTCATTTTTAACCGTGCACAAAAGTAAGGGATTGGAATTCCCTATTGTAATTATTCCGGATTGCGGAAATAAGGGGAAAAGCACAATCAAAGACGGTCTTGTGTTCTATAATGAAATTTTCGGCATTGTAATTTATCCTCCTCAAATACACAACTTACCGTTTCAGAAAAATATGATTTTTGAATCTCTTAGAGAAGAAGAAAACAATAAACTGATTGCGGAAACAAAAAGACTTTTATATGTTGCAATGACACGCGCCGAAAGTTATTTAATTATGAGCTCTGCGGATACGACAAGTGAAGATAATGAAGAAGAAAACAAAACATCGGAACCCGTTACCGATAAACCCAGGACCTTAGCTGAAATAAAAAACATAATTAAGCAGACTGAAAACCCTACACGAAAAAGTTTTTTTCAACTGCTTTTACCTGCCTTGCCTGATGAGCACAGCGATATTATTTTTAAAGAAATATTACCTCAAGAAAGAAGTATATTAAATAAAGATATAAAAACACCTCAGAGCGGAAAAATCAACTTCGCGGAACTTTATAAAAATTCTAAAGTTAAGGAATTTAAACTTGCAAAAAATAAAATTATTGCCGCAACAAAACTTGCAAAAACGGAATTTAAACCTTCTGAAGACAAAGCATATTCTTTTACCGTAAAAAATACCGAGTTATCCGACATACAAAATTCCGAGACTTCCGAGTTTACGGCAGCTCAGCTCGGAACAATTGCACACACGGCAATTGAAGCACGGCTTTTAAATAAAGAATTCATTTATCCTGAAAATACCGAAAAGAAAATAAAAAAATGGATAGAAAATTTTTTCACTTCCGAAATTTATCAACTTGCATTGAATGCCGAAAAAATAAAATCGGAATACGCCTTTTTAACGGAATATGACGGACAAATCGTAAGCGGGCAAATCGACTTAATTTTTAAAACAGCCGATATTGTTTATATCATCGATTATAAAACCGATGAAATTGAAAATCCTGACCGGCATAAAGGTCAGCTTTCAATTTACAAAAAAGCTGCAAAAGATTTGGTTTACGAATATGGAGACCTTTCTACGGTAAAAGCATATATTTTCTATTTAAAAACAGGTCATTATTTTGAAATATAA
- a CDS encoding metal ABC transporter ATP-binding protein, protein MIKIESLGFKYPNTEKLVLKNINLAADSGEYISIVGENGCGKSTLIKLILKLINPSKGTVKIETNRIGYLPQKKENLNDFPITVFEVLDSYRRILKIKDKTCIHELLKTVNLIEYKNARAGELSGGQLQKLYIARAMIGNPELLILDEPSTGIDVNGQKEIYSFVKKLNTEYGLTVLSVDHNLDAAILIPLKYSI, encoded by the coding sequence ATGATAAAAATAGAATCTCTCGGATTTAAATATCCCAATACGGAAAAGCTTGTTTTAAAAAATATCAATTTGGCAGCCGATTCAGGTGAATACATTTCGATTGTCGGAGAAAACGGCTGCGGTAAAAGCACGCTCATAAAACTTATCTTAAAATTAATCAATCCTTCAAAGGGTACCGTTAAAATAGAAACAAACCGTATAGGTTATTTACCGCAAAAAAAAGAAAATTTAAATGATTTTCCGATTACAGTATTTGAAGTTTTGGATTCATACAGACGTATTTTAAAAATAAAAGATAAGACCTGCATACACGAACTTCTTAAAACCGTAAACTTGATTGAATACAAAAACGCCAGAGCTGGAGAACTTTCAGGCGGACAACTTCAAAAACTTTATATTGCACGGGCTATGATAGGAAATCCCGAGCTTTTAATTTTAGATGAACCGTCAACGGGAATCGATGTAAACGGACAAAAAGAAATTTATTCTTTTGTAAAAAAATTAAATACCGAATACGGTTTAACCGTTCTTTCGGTTGATCATAATTTAGATGCGGCTATTTTAATTCCACTAAAATATTCCATATAA
- a CDS encoding metal ABC transporter permease: MFQYTFMQNAFIVSFFISILCPIIGLFLVLRKQSLIGDTLSHSSLAGVTLALISGLNPILGAFIFTSLAGALIEVLRNWFKEYGDLILSIVLSLSVGIAITLISAGVVKANAETYLFGSILTVSSADVITVIVLSFLSLICLFFMYHKMLYIALDEDIAKIANIRVKTINYIFSVLVAATISVSIKIVGMLVLTSMIALPAAAALQLKTGFKKTLIASILFSISDIMLGLILSYHLNVAPGGFTALVSVAVLVVTIGIKRILR; this comes from the coding sequence ATGTTTCAATATACCTTTATGCAAAATGCTTTTATCGTTTCATTTTTTATTTCAATACTTTGCCCTATTATAGGATTGTTTTTAGTTTTACGTAAACAATCTTTGATAGGAGATACACTTTCTCACAGCTCTCTTGCAGGAGTTACGCTTGCCCTTATTTCGGGGCTTAATCCGATATTGGGAGCTTTTATTTTTACTTCACTGGCAGGAGCTTTAATTGAAGTTTTACGCAATTGGTTTAAGGAATACGGTGATTTAATTTTATCTATAGTGCTGTCGTTAAGTGTAGGTATTGCAATTACACTGATAAGTGCAGGTGTTGTAAAAGCCAATGCGGAAACATATTTATTCGGAAGTATTTTGACGGTTTCTTCCGCAGATGTAATAACGGTCATTGTTTTAAGTTTTTTATCGCTTATATGCCTGTTTTTTATGTACCATAAAATGCTTTATATTGCGTTAGATGAAGATATTGCAAAAATTGCAAACATACGTGTAAAAACAATAAACTACATTTTTTCCGTTCTCGTAGCGGCAACTATTTCGGTTTCAATCAAAATAGTCGGAATGCTGGTACTGACTTCTATGATAGCCTTACCCGCCGCCGCCGCCCTTCAACTGAAAACGGGATTTAAAAAAACATTGATAGCGTCGATTTTATTCAGCATATCGGATATAATGCTGGGACTTATCCTATCGTATCATTTAAATGTCGCTCCGGGCGGCTTTACCGCTCTTGTTTCCGTAGCAGTTTTAGTTGTTACTATAGGTATAAAGAGAATTTTACGGTAA
- a CDS encoding FAD-binding oxidoreductase, producing MGKRYKYRDFKPVWEQVPPPKESFRSVLKWGNPNEFKEPNERLYKYMKTVFGIGDDEFKQKKYEGLEPLPETLEVKLEQKHIEKLKEIFGDAEVSTRAYDRIAVAYGKTMYDAYRLREGIVENVPDIVVFPSEHKQIVSLVEYCNENKIPLYVYGGGSSVTRGVEAVKGGITLDMRKNFNKVLEFNEINQTVTVQAGMSGPQLEAHLNNARQEFGACRSYTCGHFPQSFEYSSVGGWVVTRGAGQNSTYYGNIKDIVFQQTYVTPTGIVKSYGLPAHAVGPDTDEIMMGSEGAFGILTNVTLRIFRYRPETRKNFSFIFKTWENGMNACREIMQNEAGFPSVFRLSDAEETDMALKLYGVEGTIAETAMNLMGYKPMQRCLFLGWTEGEKHFSKQLYKNVKKICKKYGGLFLTGMPVKGWEHGRFTDPYLRESLQDYGVIIDTMECSVTWEMMERVHKDVRKFAKSRPNTVCMTHLSHAYPQGANLYFIFIGLFKDKEEYVEYQYGIFDNIMHTGAAMSHHHGVGKMTAAWVEQSIGAANFKIFKALKHHFDPNNIMNPGGTLGLDMSEEQKRKPKYAGKTWNNG from the coding sequence ATGGGGAAACGCTATAAATACAGGGACTTTAAACCGGTATGGGAACAAGTGCCTCCGCCTAAAGAATCTTTTCGCTCCGTTTTAAAATGGGGAAACCCGAACGAATTTAAAGAGCCTAATGAAAGGCTTTATAAATATATGAAAACCGTCTTCGGTATCGGCGATGATGAGTTTAAACAAAAAAAATACGAAGGCTTGGAACCGCTTCCCGAAACTTTGGAAGTAAAATTGGAGCAAAAGCATATTGAAAAATTAAAAGAGATTTTCGGCGATGCGGAAGTAAGTACAAGGGCATACGACAGAATTGCCGTTGCTTACGGAAAAACTATGTACGATGCGTATCGCTTACGGGAAGGTATTGTAGAAAATGTGCCGGATATTGTCGTTTTTCCCTCCGAACATAAACAGATTGTAAGCCTTGTGGAATATTGTAATGAAAATAAAATTCCCCTGTATGTATACGGCGGAGGTTCTTCGGTTACTCGGGGAGTGGAAGCCGTCAAGGGAGGCATTACCCTGGATATGCGTAAAAACTTTAACAAGGTTTTGGAATTTAACGAAATAAACCAAACCGTTACCGTACAAGCCGGAATGTCGGGACCGCAGCTGGAAGCTCATTTAAACAATGCCCGACAGGAATTCGGAGCCTGCCGCTCTTACACTTGCGGCCATTTTCCCCAATCCTTTGAATATTCTTCCGTAGGAGGCTGGGTTGTAACGCGGGGAGCGGGGCAAAACTCCACATATTACGGGAATATAAAGGATATAGTTTTTCAGCAAACTTATGTTACCCCTACAGGAATTGTAAAAAGTTACGGACTTCCGGCTCATGCCGTCGGACCGGATACCGACGAAATTATGATGGGAAGCGAAGGGGCTTTCGGAATTCTTACAAACGTAACCTTACGTATTTTCCGTTACCGTCCCGAAACCCGAAAAAACTTCAGTTTTATTTTTAAAACATGGGAAAACGGAATGAACGCTTGCAGGGAAATTATGCAAAATGAAGCCGGGTTTCCTTCCGTATTCAGACTTTCCGATGCAGAAGAAACCGATATGGCATTAAAACTTTACGGTGTTGAAGGCACAATTGCAGAAACGGCAATGAACCTTATGGGGTATAAACCCATGCAGCGCTGCCTTTTTTTAGGTTGGACTGAAGGAGAAAAGCATTTTTCAAAACAGCTTTACAAAAATGTAAAAAAAATTTGTAAAAAATACGGCGGTTTATTTTTAACCGGTATGCCGGTAAAGGGCTGGGAGCACGGCCGTTTTACGGACCCTTACTTACGTGAGTCCTTACAAGATTACGGAGTTATCATCGATACAATGGAATGCAGCGTTACTTGGGAAATGATGGAAAGAGTTCATAAGGACGTACGTAAGTTTGCGAAATCGCGTCCGAACACCGTTTGTATGACCCACCTTTCACATGCCTATCCCCAAGGCGCAAATCTCTATTTTATTTTTATAGGCTTATTTAAAGATAAAGAAGAATATGTAGAATATCAGTACGGAATTTTCGATAATATAATGCACACGGGAGCCGCTATGAGCCACCACCACGGTGTAGGGAAAATGACGGCAGCTTGGGTAGAACAGTCTATCGGTGCAGCAAACTTTAAAATTTTTAAAGCGCTTAAACATCACTTTGACCCTAACAATATAATGAATCCTGGAGGAACCTTAGGTTTGGATATGAGTGAAGAACAAAAACGAAAACCTAAATATGCAGGTAAAACATGGAACAACGGATAA